Within the bacterium genome, the region GGCCCGCGTTCACCGAGGCGATGTATCTTCTCGGCGATGCCGCGGGCTGGCAGGCACAAGAAGTGTTGTGGCGGCTTCAGCAGCGAGGAGACCTGGTCGTGGAGATGCCTGCACGCCTCGACTATGCAGTCGAGCTCATGCGGCGATACCGTGACCTGCCCATGGACTTGGCCGACGCCACGCTCGTTGCTCTGGCCGAGGAACGCGGGCTCGGAACGGTCTTCTCCCTGGACAGGGATTTCCAGGTGTACCGACTGGCACGTGGCAAGCCGTTCAAAGTCATCCCTTGAACCTGGAGGCCTTCACGGCATAGCGCG harbors:
- a CDS encoding PIN domain-containing protein, which translates into the protein MILTDAGPLVAIVDRGEPDHKKCVDALAKLLGPMLTTWPAFTEAMYLLGDAAGWQAQEVLWRLQQRGDLVVEMPARLDYAVELMRRYRDLPMDLADATLVALAEERGLGTVFSLDRDFQVYRLARGKPFKVIP